One region of Marivirga arenosa genomic DNA includes:
- the der gene encoding ribosome biogenesis GTPase Der: MSNIVAIVGRPNVGKSTFFNRLVERKQAIMDNESGVTRDRQYGEAQWTGKKFTVIDTGGYVTGSSDIFEKEIRKQVKAALSEATVILFMVDCHTGLTDMDKDFANVVREVGKPVFVIANKADNTEKSYMAGEFYGLGFDEVFTMSSASGSGSGEVLDAVVKLFPDDDHKDPYEGVPRLAILGRPNAGKSSFLNALLGDERTIVTDIAGTTRDSINTHYKLYGKDFILTDTAGLRKKTKSKDDIEFYSTIRAIQSLQDSDVCIIMIDATRGFESQDMQIIGLAHKNKKGIMIMVNKWDLIEKDGKTHDKFKKEIQEKLGPLDYIPIIFTSVVEKQRIFQAIELATKIYFSRSEKVSTSALNEVMLKEIEKYPPPALKGKYIKIKYVTQLPTYTPTFAFFCNLPQYIKPPYERYLENRLRENFDFEGVPIKLVFRKK; encoded by the coding sequence ATGTCAAATATAGTAGCAATAGTAGGGAGGCCTAATGTCGGGAAATCCACTTTTTTTAATCGTTTAGTTGAACGTAAACAGGCGATTATGGATAATGAATCAGGAGTGACTCGTGACCGTCAATATGGAGAGGCACAATGGACTGGTAAGAAATTTACAGTCATTGATACAGGAGGGTATGTAACTGGTTCCAGCGATATCTTTGAAAAGGAGATCAGGAAGCAAGTTAAAGCAGCATTAAGCGAAGCAACCGTAATTCTTTTTATGGTAGATTGCCATACTGGACTCACGGATATGGATAAAGACTTTGCAAATGTTGTAAGAGAAGTCGGGAAACCAGTATTTGTAATTGCAAACAAAGCCGATAATACTGAAAAGAGCTATATGGCAGGCGAATTTTACGGATTGGGATTTGATGAAGTATTTACCATGTCTTCAGCAAGTGGATCAGGTAGCGGTGAAGTATTAGATGCGGTTGTAAAGCTTTTTCCTGATGATGATCATAAAGATCCTTACGAAGGAGTGCCAAGGTTGGCTATTTTGGGAAGGCCAAACGCGGGAAAATCATCATTTTTAAATGCGTTATTAGGTGATGAGAGAACAATTGTTACTGACATTGCTGGAACTACTCGTGATTCTATCAATACACACTATAAATTGTATGGCAAGGATTTTATTTTAACTGATACTGCCGGTTTGAGAAAAAAGACTAAATCTAAAGATGATATAGAATTTTATTCAACTATTCGAGCTATTCAATCTCTTCAAGATAGTGATGTATGTATTATCATGATTGATGCAACTCGTGGTTTTGAATCTCAGGATATGCAAATCATAGGATTGGCCCATAAAAATAAAAAGGGTATCATGATTATGGTGAATAAATGGGATCTGATTGAAAAAGATGGGAAAACGCATGATAAGTTTAAGAAAGAAATTCAAGAAAAGCTTGGTCCACTTGATTATATTCCAATAATATTTACCTCTGTAGTTGAAAAACAAAGAATTTTTCAAGCAATAGAACTTGCCACAAAAATATATTTTAGCAGATCAGAAAAAGTAAGTACTTCTGCTTTGAATGAAGTAATGTTAAAGGAGATAGAGAAATATCCACCTCCAGCACTAAAGGGGAAATATATTAAGATTAAGTATGTAACTCAATTACCTACTTATACTCCAACTTTTGCATTTTTCTGCAATTTGCCACAATACATAAAGCCACCTTACGAAAGATACTTAGAAAACAGGCTAAGAGAGAATTTTGACTTCGAAGGGGTTCCAATTAAACTAGTTTTTAGAAAAAAATAG
- a CDS encoding 3-oxoacyl-ACP synthase III family protein has translation MKTPNVVFNGVGSFVPENVVPNEHFLQHEFYMEDGTPFEVSNEEIIQKFEKITGIKERRYADKDQLNSDLGFFAAENALKNSKIDKEDLDYIIYAHNFGDIEYGTNRVDNMPSLAAKVKHKLNIKNPDVVCYDIIFGCPGWVQGVIQAYQMIRSGFCRNIMVIGAETLSRCVDPHDRDGMIFSDGAGATIVSASYDDDRKGILGFANRTDAAEELNYLAMGKSNKPGLEEEARFIKMKGRKIYEYALDEVAAAMQIALKRSGIFLENIQKVLIHQANAKMDEAILRKLGQLYDLRLEAKEMMPMTIQKFGNNSVATVPVMLDLMLKGELEGHKVKSGDDIIMASVGAGMHINAIIYRM, from the coding sequence ATGAAAACACCTAATGTAGTTTTTAATGGAGTAGGATCATTCGTTCCTGAAAATGTAGTGCCAAATGAACATTTTCTACAACACGAATTTTACATGGAAGATGGAACACCTTTTGAAGTTTCTAATGAAGAAATTATTCAAAAGTTTGAGAAAATTACTGGAATCAAAGAAAGACGATATGCAGACAAAGATCAATTGAATTCTGACCTGGGTTTTTTTGCAGCTGAAAATGCCTTAAAAAACAGTAAAATTGACAAAGAAGATCTTGACTACATTATATATGCTCACAATTTTGGCGACATAGAATATGGTACCAATAGAGTGGATAATATGCCAAGTTTAGCTGCAAAAGTTAAGCATAAATTAAATATTAAAAATCCTGATGTAGTATGCTATGATATCATCTTCGGATGCCCAGGTTGGGTTCAAGGTGTTATACAAGCATATCAAATGATTCGCAGTGGTTTTTGTAGAAACATTATGGTAATTGGAGCTGAAACCCTCAGTAGATGCGTGGATCCACATGATAGAGATGGAATGATATTCTCAGATGGAGCCGGAGCAACCATTGTTTCAGCTTCATATGATGACGACAGAAAAGGAATTTTAGGATTTGCCAATAGAACGGATGCTGCAGAAGAACTTAACTACTTAGCCATGGGTAAGTCCAATAAACCAGGACTTGAAGAAGAAGCAAGGTTCATTAAAATGAAAGGACGTAAAATTTATGAATACGCTTTGGATGAAGTAGCTGCTGCCATGCAGATTGCCTTAAAAAGGTCTGGGATATTTTTAGAAAACATTCAAAAAGTATTAATTCATCAAGCGAATGCAAAAATGGATGAGGCAATTCTAAGAAAGCTTGGTCAATTGTATGATTTAAGGTTAGAGGCTAAAGAAATGATGCCTATGACAATCCAGAAATTTGGTAATAATTCAGTAGCCACTGTTCCTGTTATGCTTGATTTAATGTTAAAAGGAGAACTTGAAGGTCATAAAGTAAAAAGTGGAGATGACATTATTATGGCATCAGTTGGAGCTGGAATGCATATAAACGCCATCATTTATAGAATGTGA
- a CDS encoding radical SAM protein: protein MRLIRKPVLCNYYVTYRCNASCHFCDIWEKPSPYIELKDVEKNLKDLKKLGVRVIDFTGGEPLLHQQIDVFLRIAKKLGFITTLTTNALLYPKKAEALKGLVDMLHFSLDFADAAKHDEVRGVGCFDFVMKSIEIAKSLGEKPDILYTAMNENIHELEKIYYNICLPNNLVLIVNPIFDYNAVETGGGLTQENLHYLTKVSRWKNIYLNEAFIKLREEGGNHVDDPVCKAASSSIVISPKNELILPCYHLGKQEFPIQGDLYNLYKSDEVQKLAALEGRLPECEGCAINCYMQPSFAVEINRYFWKALPSTIKYNRLKGTWKNIF, encoded by the coding sequence ATGCGCTTAATCCGAAAACCGGTTTTATGTAATTATTATGTGACCTACAGGTGCAATGCGAGTTGTCACTTTTGTGATATCTGGGAGAAGCCTAGTCCCTATATTGAACTAAAGGATGTAGAGAAAAATCTAAAGGACTTAAAGAAATTAGGCGTAAGAGTGATTGATTTTACTGGAGGAGAACCATTATTACATCAACAAATAGATGTTTTTCTCAGAATTGCGAAGAAATTAGGCTTTATCACCACCCTTACCACAAATGCATTATTGTATCCTAAAAAGGCAGAAGCACTTAAAGGATTAGTGGATATGCTTCACTTTTCACTCGATTTTGCAGATGCGGCAAAGCATGATGAAGTGAGAGGAGTGGGCTGTTTTGATTTCGTTATGAAGTCGATTGAAATAGCTAAATCCCTGGGTGAAAAACCTGATATTTTGTATACCGCCATGAATGAAAATATTCATGAGCTAGAAAAAATATACTATAATATATGTTTACCAAATAACTTGGTACTGATTGTAAATCCTATTTTTGATTATAATGCAGTTGAAACTGGAGGAGGATTAACTCAAGAAAATCTTCATTATTTAACAAAGGTCAGCAGATGGAAAAATATTTATCTAAATGAAGCCTTTATTAAATTAAGAGAAGAAGGTGGGAATCATGTAGATGATCCTGTTTGTAAAGCGGCTTCTTCTTCTATTGTAATCTCCCCAAAAAATGAATTGATTTTACCCTGTTATCATTTAGGAAAGCAAGAATTCCCAATTCAAGGAGATTTATATAATTTGTATAAGTCAGATGAAGTTCAAAAGCTAGCAGCTCTTGAAGGCAGGCTTCCTGAGTGTGAAGGATGTGCCATAAATTGTTATATGCAGCCCTCTTTTGCGGTAGAAATCAATCGCTATTTCTGGAAAGCATTGCCCTCAACCATAAAATATAACCGCCTAAAAGGGACCTGGAAAAATATTTTTTAA
- a CDS encoding sugar porter family MFS transporter — MFKNSYVFFISLTAALGGFLFGFDTAVISGAEQAIQTIWELSDWMHGFSIAIALYGTVIGALAAGAPANKYGRKPMLLLIGVLYTVSALGSALAPEVISFMVFRFIGGIGVGASSVIAPMYISEIAPAGKRGGLVALFQFNIVLGILVAYFSNYLIALADLESSWRWMLAVEVFPALIYSVLSVRLPRSPRWLIANHDNYEDARVILTKTDPENVNQIINNIEIEKAKEEQELGFFALFKKQYFKFTFMAILIAFFNQLSGINAIIYFAPRIFESAGISTENGLLSTMGIGFINVIATMFGLYLIDKMGRKFLLYLGSAGYLISLSLMAISFGGDIIPSNLLPFFVFLFIAAHAVGSGSIIWAFIAEIFPNKLRANGQSIGSFTHWLFAAIIANVFPFFANTFGSASIFWFFALMMLIQLLWAIFIMPETKGKQLEDIN; from the coding sequence ATGTTTAAAAACTCATACGTCTTTTTTATATCCTTAACAGCTGCCTTAGGTGGCTTTTTATTTGGCTTTGATACAGCCGTAATTTCAGGAGCAGAACAAGCAATCCAAACAATCTGGGAGTTGTCAGACTGGATGCATGGTTTTTCAATTGCAATAGCATTATATGGAACCGTAATAGGGGCTTTAGCTGCAGGTGCACCTGCTAACAAATACGGTAGAAAGCCAATGTTACTTCTTATTGGAGTATTATATACAGTATCTGCTCTGGGATCTGCTCTAGCACCAGAAGTTATTTCTTTTATGGTATTCCGCTTTATTGGAGGTATAGGAGTTGGAGCTTCTTCCGTAATTGCACCTATGTATATAAGTGAGATAGCGCCAGCAGGTAAAAGAGGTGGTTTGGTGGCCTTATTTCAATTTAATATTGTATTAGGTATTCTGGTAGCCTATTTTTCGAATTATTTAATTGCTTTGGCTGATTTAGAAAGCAGTTGGAGATGGATGTTAGCTGTAGAGGTTTTTCCAGCATTAATTTACTCAGTTTTGAGTGTTCGTTTACCAAGGAGTCCACGCTGGCTGATAGCCAATCATGACAATTATGAAGACGCTAGAGTGATTTTAACCAAAACGGATCCTGAAAATGTAAATCAGATTATTAATAATATTGAAATTGAAAAGGCTAAGGAAGAGCAAGAATTAGGCTTTTTTGCTTTATTCAAAAAGCAATATTTCAAATTTACTTTCATGGCTATACTGATAGCCTTTTTTAATCAATTGTCAGGAATAAATGCCATTATTTATTTTGCTCCTCGAATTTTTGAGTCTGCTGGCATAAGTACAGAAAACGGCTTATTATCTACTATGGGGATTGGCTTTATCAATGTAATAGCCACTATGTTTGGACTTTATTTAATCGATAAAATGGGCCGTAAATTCCTATTGTATTTAGGTTCAGCTGGCTATTTAATTTCATTGAGTTTGATGGCTATCAGTTTTGGTGGTGACATCATTCCTTCAAATTTATTACCATTTTTTGTATTTCTTTTTATTGCGGCTCATGCAGTAGGAAGCGGTTCAATTATTTGGGCCTTTATTGCTGAAATATTTCCAAATAAATTAAGAGCAAATGGACAATCAATTGGAAGTTTTACGCATTGGTTATTCGCAGCAATTATCGCAAATGTGTTTCCATTTTTTGCGAACACCTTTGGCTCTGCTTCAATATTCTGGTTTTTTGCACTTATGATGCTAATTCAGTTACTGTGGGCAATATTTATTATGCCTGAAACAAAAGGAAAACAATTAGAAGATATTAATTAA
- a CDS encoding BLUF domain-containing protein produces MLSQLVYVSDRVNNSEKEIENILQACKKNNPDLGITGALLYSDKKFLQLVEGENDTIMTLYDKIKDDHRHKNCIMLSYMPITKKSFPSWHMGSKKIGSNEIEFDTSINSAEKQIFSNLLDGKEENGSKTKQIIQKFF; encoded by the coding sequence ATGCTATCTCAATTAGTGTATGTAAGTGATAGAGTGAATAATTCGGAGAAAGAAATCGAGAATATTCTTCAAGCTTGTAAAAAGAATAATCCAGATTTAGGTATTACAGGAGCTCTACTTTACTCAGATAAAAAATTTTTGCAATTAGTAGAAGGGGAAAATGATACAATAATGACTTTATATGACAAAATAAAAGATGATCACCGTCATAAAAACTGTATTATGCTGTCGTATATGCCTATCACTAAAAAAAGTTTTCCATCTTGGCATATGGGGTCAAAAAAGATAGGAAGTAATGAAATTGAATTTGACACTAGTATCAATAGTGCTGAAAAACAGATTTTTTCTAATTTATTAGATGGTAAGGAAGAGAATGGCTCTAAAACAAAACAAATAATCCAAAAGTTTTTTTAA
- a CDS encoding co-chaperone GroES has protein sequence MVELTLENKLKRIIVVGDRVLIRPKEQNEKTKTGLYLPPGVKEKEHVQSGYVMKVGPGYPLPLPNESDQPWKEEEAKYIPLQAKEGDLALFLQKGAHEVRLDDQKYFIVPQSSILMLEREEDL, from the coding sequence ATGGTAGAACTAACATTAGAAAATAAATTAAAGAGGATTATTGTAGTAGGAGACAGGGTTTTAATTCGGCCTAAAGAGCAAAATGAAAAGACTAAAACAGGTCTTTATCTCCCACCAGGTGTTAAAGAAAAGGAACACGTTCAAAGCGGATATGTAATGAAGGTAGGTCCTGGATATCCATTACCATTACCTAATGAATCTGATCAGCCATGGAAAGAAGAGGAAGCGAAATATATTCCGCTACAAGCAAAGGAGGGTGATTTAGCATTATTCCTTCAGAAAGGAGCTCATGAAGTAAGGTTGGATGATCAAAAATATTTCATAGTTCCTCAGAGCTCAATTTTGATGTTAGAGCGTGAGGAAGACCTTTGA
- a CDS encoding four helix bundle protein, translating into MRSDNLIQQKSYNFALNIIKLAQKLKEATHFEISSQVLRSGTSIGANVEEAIGGQSRKDFYAKLSIAYKEARESHYWLRLIKDSGLYNGDEINNRIEECEEILKIITAILNKIKQNGF; encoded by the coding sequence ATGAGATCTGATAATTTAATTCAACAGAAAAGCTATAATTTTGCACTGAATATCATAAAATTAGCTCAGAAACTAAAAGAAGCTACACATTTTGAAATATCTAGTCAGGTTTTGCGATCAGGAACGTCTATTGGTGCCAATGTAGAAGAAGCTATTGGTGGGCAATCAAGGAAAGATTTTTACGCAAAATTATCTATAGCTTATAAAGAAGCAAGAGAGTCTCATTACTGGTTAAGATTAATAAAGGATTCTGGCTTATATAATGGAGATGAGATAAATAATAGGATAGAAGAATGTGAAGAGATACTAAAAATCATCACAGCTATTCTCAATAAAATAAAGCAAAATGGCTTTTAA
- a CDS encoding TetR/AcrR family transcriptional regulator, whose product MNVHSALKNKLDKKNLILDTTLELISENGFHGTPISMIAEKAGIGAGTIYRYFENKEALINELFKEIKRKVMNAMLDDYNENKSFKDRFKHLWMNLINYFMDHPKAFQFIEQHRYASYMSKLTREESFMIMSPVMMFFIEAKSAKAMKDLPIYTIISLAYGPITSLAKLQIDHKQKLSAERIEQAANACWDAVKNN is encoded by the coding sequence ATGAACGTTCATTCCGCACTTAAAAATAAACTTGATAAGAAAAATCTAATCTTAGATACAACGCTTGAATTGATATCCGAGAATGGATTTCATGGAACTCCTATTTCTATGATTGCTGAAAAAGCTGGAATAGGTGCAGGCACTATTTATAGATATTTTGAAAATAAGGAGGCCTTAATCAATGAGCTATTTAAAGAAATAAAGCGAAAGGTAATGAATGCTATGCTTGATGATTATAATGAGAATAAATCCTTCAAAGATCGGTTCAAACATTTATGGATGAACCTTATCAATTATTTCATGGATCACCCTAAAGCTTTTCAATTTATAGAACAACACAGATACGCTTCTTACATGAGTAAGCTTACAAGAGAGGAAAGTTTTATGATTATGTCTCCAGTAATGATGTTTTTCATTGAAGCAAAAAGCGCAAAAGCCATGAAAGATTTACCGATTTACACCATTATATCTTTAGCCTATGGCCCCATTACCTCATTGGCAAAATTACAAATAGATCATAAACAGAAATTAAGTGCTGAAAGGATAGAACAGGCTGCAAATGCATGTTGGGATGCCGTAAAAAATAATTAA
- the era gene encoding GTPase Era produces the protein MSENQHKAGFVSIVGKPNVGKSTLMNALVGERLSIITSKAQTTRHRIMGILSGEDFQVVYSDTPGILSPQYELHNSMMRFVKSALEDADILLFVTDLYEKYEEGDVLIDRIKKSGVPIILIMNKIDQAKGSQAEDKMKYWAEIIEPDHQIMVSALEKINIEALFAQLLDLLPVHPPYFPKDEMTDKPEKFFVEEIIREKIFQNYKKEVPYSCEVVVTEFKEDDTIIRIRAEIYVERKSQKGIIIGKGGEAIKKVGIESRKDLETFFNKQIHLETFVKVEQDWRKKDLKLKRFGYQ, from the coding sequence ATGTCAGAAAATCAGCATAAAGCCGGATTTGTAAGTATAGTAGGGAAACCAAATGTAGGGAAATCTACCTTAATGAATGCATTAGTAGGTGAAAGGTTGTCTATCATTACTTCAAAGGCTCAAACAACTCGCCATAGAATTATGGGGATTTTGAGTGGTGAAGATTTTCAAGTGGTATATTCAGATACTCCTGGAATTTTAAGTCCTCAGTATGAATTACATAATTCAATGATGCGATTTGTAAAATCAGCTTTAGAGGATGCTGACATTTTATTATTTGTTACGGATTTATATGAGAAGTATGAGGAGGGAGATGTTCTGATTGATAGAATTAAGAAAAGTGGAGTGCCTATTATTTTGATCATGAATAAAATTGATCAAGCAAAAGGTTCTCAGGCGGAAGATAAAATGAAATATTGGGCTGAAATTATTGAGCCTGATCATCAGATTATGGTTTCTGCTTTAGAGAAAATCAATATTGAGGCACTTTTTGCACAACTCCTTGATTTATTACCTGTTCATCCGCCTTATTTCCCTAAAGACGAAATGACAGATAAGCCTGAGAAGTTTTTTGTTGAAGAAATCATTCGAGAAAAAATCTTTCAGAATTACAAAAAGGAAGTTCCTTACAGTTGCGAAGTGGTGGTTACTGAATTTAAAGAGGATGATACCATTATTCGAATTCGGGCTGAAATATATGTGGAAAGAAAATCTCAAAAAGGAATTATAATAGGAAAAGGTGGTGAGGCTATTAAAAAGGTAGGGATTGAATCGAGAAAGGATTTGGAAACTTTTTTTAATAAGCAAATACATCTTGAAACCTTCGTGAAAGTAGAACAAGATTGGAGAAAAAAAGACTTAAAGCTGAAGAGATTCGGTTATCAATGA
- the accD gene encoding acetyl-CoA carboxylase, carboxyltransferase subunit beta — protein MAWFKRQNKGILTPTENKKEAPDGLWYKTPSGKIIHMRELKQNAYVSPDDEYHVRIGSKEYFEILFDDNKFTELDKDMVSGDPLEFVDSKPYPSRIKKTQEKTELKDAVRSAHGKMNGLDICIACMDFGFIGGSMGSVVGEKIARAIEYSIKKKVPFLMISKSGGARMMEAGFSLMQMAKTSAKLAQLSEAKVPYISLLTDPTTGGVTASYAMLGDFNIAEPGALIGFAGPRVIRETIGKDLPKGFQSSEFVLDHGFLDFIVDRRQLKTKLTTLLKMLK, from the coding sequence ATGGCTTGGTTTAAGCGACAAAATAAAGGGATTTTAACTCCTACAGAGAATAAAAAAGAGGCTCCGGATGGCTTGTGGTATAAAACCCCAAGTGGGAAAATCATTCACATGCGTGAGCTCAAGCAAAACGCCTATGTTAGCCCAGATGATGAATATCATGTTAGAATAGGTTCTAAGGAATATTTTGAGATTCTTTTTGATGACAACAAGTTCACAGAGCTTGATAAAGATATGGTTTCTGGTGATCCTTTAGAATTTGTGGATAGCAAACCGTACCCTAGCAGAATTAAGAAGACTCAGGAAAAAACAGAATTAAAAGATGCTGTTCGATCTGCTCACGGAAAGATGAATGGGTTAGACATTTGTATCGCTTGTATGGATTTTGGATTCATTGGTGGTTCAATGGGCTCTGTGGTTGGAGAAAAAATTGCTAGAGCGATTGAATATTCTATTAAGAAGAAAGTGCCTTTTTTAATGATTTCAAAATCAGGGGGCGCTAGAATGATGGAAGCAGGATTTTCACTAATGCAAATGGCTAAAACATCCGCTAAACTTGCTCAACTCTCAGAAGCAAAAGTACCTTATATTTCATTATTGACAGATCCAACAACAGGCGGGGTTACTGCTTCTTATGCTATGTTGGGTGATTTCAATATAGCTGAACCTGGTGCTCTAATTGGTTTTGCTGGACCTAGGGTAATCCGTGAAACCATAGGTAAAGATTTACCAAAAGGCTTCCAAAGCTCAGAGTTTGTCCTTGACCACGGCTTTTTAGACTTTATAGTAGATAGAAGACAATTGAAAACGAAGTTGACAACATTGCTGAAAATGTTGAAATAA
- the nqrF gene encoding NADH:ubiquinone reductase (Na(+)-transporting) subunit F: MTSVIITSIVAFTVLILLLVLILLFAQSKLVQSGPVNIVVNGDEDNPIVTTAGSTLLSTLSGQDIYLPSACGGGGTCAMCKCVVEDGGGDVLPTEEGHLSRSEKKENVRLSCQVKVKEDMHIRIPEEIFGIKKWECTVKSNYNVSTFIKEFVVQLPEGETLDFESGGYIQIDVPEITCEFKDIDITPHPDLGHKDDIFKEDWDNFGLWDLVMKNVEPIFRAYSMANHPAEGNIIMLNIRIATPPWDRAKNTWMDVNPGICSSYVFTRKPGDKVTISGPYGEFFINESDAEMIYIGGGAGMAPLRSHIFHLFHTQGTDRKVSYWYGGRSKRELFYVDHFRKIEEKNPNFQFQIALSEPLEEDNWKIKKSLDDKDGDGYTGFIHNALYENYLKHHKEPEEVEYYLCGPPMMNAAVLKMLDDMGVPPENIRFDDFGG, translated from the coding sequence ATGACATCAGTAATTATCACTTCAATTGTTGCCTTTACAGTGCTAATACTATTATTAGTATTGATTCTGTTATTTGCGCAATCAAAATTAGTTCAGTCCGGACCAGTTAATATTGTTGTTAACGGAGATGAAGACAATCCAATTGTAACAACGGCCGGCTCCACTTTATTGTCTACTTTATCAGGACAAGACATTTATTTACCATCTGCTTGCGGTGGTGGTGGTACTTGTGCCATGTGTAAATGTGTTGTTGAAGATGGTGGAGGTGATGTACTTCCTACAGAGGAAGGTCACTTAAGCCGTTCTGAAAAGAAAGAGAATGTTAGACTTTCTTGCCAGGTTAAGGTAAAAGAAGACATGCATATCCGTATACCAGAAGAGATTTTTGGTATCAAAAAGTGGGAGTGTACTGTTAAATCTAACTACAACGTTTCTACTTTCATTAAAGAATTTGTTGTTCAATTACCAGAAGGTGAAACTTTAGATTTCGAATCAGGTGGTTATATACAAATTGATGTTCCTGAAATTACTTGTGAATTTAAAGATATAGATATTACTCCACATCCAGACTTAGGTCACAAAGATGATATCTTCAAAGAAGATTGGGATAACTTTGGTCTGTGGGATTTAGTAATGAAAAATGTTGAGCCAATCTTTAGAGCTTACTCTATGGCGAATCACCCAGCGGAAGGTAATATCATCATGCTGAATATTAGAATTGCTACTCCACCATGGGATAGAGCTAAAAATACTTGGATGGATGTTAATCCTGGTATCTGTTCTTCTTATGTTTTCACTAGAAAACCAGGTGACAAAGTAACAATCTCTGGACCTTATGGTGAATTCTTCATTAATGAATCTGATGCAGAAATGATTTATATCGGTGGTGGTGCAGGTATGGCTCCATTAAGATCTCACATCTTCCACTTATTCCATACTCAGGGTACTGATAGAAAGGTATCTTACTGGTACGGTGGTAGATCAAAAAGAGAATTATTCTACGTTGATCATTTTAGAAAGATCGAAGAGAAGAATCCTAACTTCCAGTTCCAAATCGCGCTATCTGAACCATTAGAAGAAGATAACTGGAAAATTAAGAAGAGCTTAGATGATAAAGACGGTGATGGTTATACTGGATTCATACATAATGCTTTATACGAAAATTACTTGAAGCATCACAAAGAGCCGGAAGAAGTAGAATACTACTTATGCGGACCTCCAATGATGAATGCTGCGGTATTGAAAATGTTAGATGACATGGGAGTTCCACCAGAAAACATCAGATTTGATGACTTCGGAGGTTAA
- a CDS encoding cyanophycinase: MKASAFLFLSSLLLACNFEESQNEVVDKESVEENTNITYYLTGSTSDIETNSSLGLLLAGGATDQKIWFDWMVSKSDGGDFVVLRTDDRDGYNDDTFIEGANSILTIVVDSKEKANSNFVREKIRAAEALFIAGGDQTEYYNLWKNTEVESAIGYLFNDKKVPIGGTSAGLAVLGGIAYIPQNLGVKSSEALENPYHTNMETLKTDFISIPSLQNIITDSHFSERNRLGRTISFMARCIQDGIIANYEVIKAIAVDEHTAVAIEENGDAAVFGNSEYQDYAYFLTANSSPNRCEANTPLHWTDGITAYSVRGKDNYTKSFNIFNWQPLTNEVTSEQVNVNNGIISNDIQHPE, from the coding sequence ATGAAAGCGTCAGCATTTTTATTTCTTTCTTCACTATTACTAGCATGTAATTTCGAAGAATCTCAAAATGAAGTAGTCGATAAAGAGTCTGTTGAAGAAAATACAAATATCACCTATTATCTAACAGGCAGCACAAGTGACATTGAAACTAATAGTAGCTTAGGATTACTGTTGGCAGGTGGAGCAACCGATCAAAAAATATGGTTCGATTGGATGGTATCAAAATCGGATGGTGGTGATTTTGTAGTCCTAAGAACTGATGACCGCGATGGTTATAATGACGATACTTTTATAGAAGGAGCCAATTCAATCTTAACAATAGTGGTTGATAGCAAGGAAAAAGCTAATTCAAATTTTGTCCGGGAAAAAATAAGAGCTGCTGAAGCATTATTCATAGCGGGTGGTGACCAAACAGAATACTACAATCTCTGGAAAAACACTGAAGTTGAAAGTGCTATAGGGTATTTATTTAATGATAAAAAAGTACCTATAGGTGGTACTTCAGCAGGATTAGCAGTACTGGGCGGAATTGCATATATCCCTCAAAATTTAGGTGTAAAGTCCTCTGAAGCTCTTGAAAACCCTTATCACACAAACATGGAAACATTAAAAACTGATTTTATATCAATTCCAAGTTTACAAAATATAATTACTGACTCTCACTTTTCAGAAAGAAATAGACTTGGAAGAACCATATCCTTCATGGCTAGATGCATTCAAGATGGAATAATAGCAAATTACGAAGTCATTAAAGCTATTGCTGTTGATGAACATACTGCCGTAGCTATCGAAGAAAATGGAGACGCAGCAGTTTTTGGAAATTCGGAATATCAAGATTATGCATATTTTTTGACTGCAAATTCATCACCAAATAGGTGTGAAGCTAATACCCCTTTGCATTGGACTGATGGAATCACTGCTTATTCAGTGAGGGGAAAGGATAATTATACAAAAAGCTTTAATATTTTTAATTGGCAGCCTCTAACGAATGAAGTTACATCAGAACAGGTAAATGTCAATAATGGAATAATAAGTAACGACATACAGCATCCTGAGTGA